The genomic region CCTCTGCGGGCCGAAGGTCGGGTGGGTGGTGGTCCGGGGTTGGCCTGTAGGACAGACCAGGAGACCGCCAGGCACAAAGACCCTCTGCTGCACTGCTGTGGGTGGGGCGCAGCTGCCTCTGAAATCGGAGGCCGTGGTGATGTGGCTCCACGGTGCCTGCCTTGGCGTGAGGCCTCTGTCGACTGTGCTGGGCGGAATCTGTGCGTTCCCACAGTTTAAACACAGTTCATGGGCCTCCGTAACTGAAGTCGAGGAGTTACGTGGACATCAGGCGTGGCTGGATCCAGGGGCGCAGACACAGTCGAAAGCCTTCCTCTCATCTCTCTGCCGAGCTGTGTTGGTTTCATTCCTAGGCTGGTTCTCTTGGCGAGGCACCTGGCGTGGCTCCTAGCAGTGCAGGCTGGCACCCCGGCGGAACTAGAACTAGACTTCTCAGTAGCCCCAGCCCCAGCGCTCTGCCCTCAGGGCCGCCCTGGTCACAGCGTGCCCTGAGAGAGCCGTGGTGGCAGGGAGGACCCTCAGGTCTGGTGATGTGACTGCCCGTGGAGCTGGGCTGTGGGCTTCTCATGTTGGAGCCGCGTCGGGTGAGAGCAGGGGTGAGGACAAGCAGGAAGGGGGACTGGATGCTGGCAGCTCCAAGCGACAGCTCCTCCGCAGACACGGCGCTCTCAGCCAGGGCCGCGGGGGCCGGCCCACGCCCCCGACCCTCTGGCCACTTTGCTCAGAACGGCCACGGTCAGACCCTCAGGGACTTGGAACTGCGCTGGAAGGAGTCCCAGCGTCAGGACAGGGATGCGGGCTGCTTACTGTCAGAGGCAGGTAGCTTTGACAGGCAGTGTCAGTCCTGGCGAGGCCCAGGCATGCGGGTGATTCCAGCCTCCGTGTCAGCAGCTGGACAGACAGCGTGGCCTGTAGCCAGAGATCCGCACTCCCCGGgctccagcagtcccacttctagGTCACCCGATCGCGCCCTCCCCCTCGAGCCTCACAGTGTTGAGAGGctgtcagttcagtccctcagtcctgtccaaacctttgccaccccatagactgcagcaggccaggcttccctgtccatcaccagctccagagcttgctcaaactcatgtccattgactcggtgatgccttccaaccatctcatcctctgttgcccccttctcttcctgtcttcaatctttcccagcatcagggtcttttcaaatgagtcagttctttttttatcgcatcaggtggtcagagtattgggagtttcagctacatcagtcctcccagtgaacacccaggactgatctcctttaggatggactggttggacctccttgcagtccaagggactctcaagagtcttctcaaacaccacagttcaaaagcatcaattcttcggcgctcagctttctttatggtccaactctcaacatccatacgtgaccactggaaaaaccatagctttgactagacggatctttcttggcaaagtaatgcatgtgctttttaatatggtgtctaggttggtcataactttccttccaaggagtaaatgtcttttaatttcatggctgcagtcaccatctgcagtgattttggagcccccccaaaaataaagtcagccactctttccactgtttccccacatatttgccatgaagtgatgggaccggatgccatgatcttagttttctgaatgttgagcttgaagccaactttttctctcctctttcactttcatcaagaggctttatagttcctctttgttttctgccataagggtggtgtcatctgcatatctgaggttattgatatttctcccggcaatcttgattccagcttgtgcttcctccagcccagcgtttctcatgatgcactctgcatataagttaaataagcagggtgacaatatacagcctcgacgtaatcctttcccaatttggaaccagtgtgttgttccatgtccagttctaactgttccttcttaacctgcattcagatttctcaagaggcaggtcacgtggtctggtattcccatctctttcagaattttccccagtttattgtgatccacacagtcgaaggctttggcatagtcaacaaagcagaagtagatgtttttctggaactctcttggtttttctgtgagccagcagttgttggcaatttgatctctgcttcctctgccttagcttgagcatctggaagttctcagttcatgtattgtcgAAGgttcacttggagaattttgagcattactttgctagtgtgtgagataaatggagttgtgcggtagtttgaacattatttggcattgcccttctttatgattagaatgaaaactgactttttccagtcctgtggccactgctgagttttccaaatttgctgacatatttagtgcagcactttcacagcatcatcatttaggacttgaaatagctcaactggaatcccatcacctctactagctttgttcatagtgatgcttcttaaggcccacttgacttcacattccaggatgtctggctctaggtgagttatcacacatCATGgtcatttgggtcatgaagatcttttttgtacagttcttgtgtgtattcttgccacctcttcttaatatcttctgcttctgttagatccataccatttctgtcctttattgtacccatctttgcatgaaacgttcccttggtatctctaattttcttgaagagatctctagtctttcccattctgttgttttcctttctttgcattgattacttaggaagactttcttgtcgctccttgctattctttggaactctgcattcagatggatgtattCTGAGGGAGCTCCTTGTTCAGTTGAGAGGGTGAGGGTGCGTGCGCCAACACCAAATCTGGAAGGGATCAATCAGTAATCTGTAGATGAGTGATCTCTGGTGGGAAAAACAGCCAGGGGGTAATATGCAGAAGAGTTCGGAataagcagttcagttcagttcagttgctcagtcatgtctgactttgcgaccccagggactgcagctcatcaggcctccctgtccatcaccaactcctggagtttactcaaactcttgtccattgagtcggtgatgccatccagccatctcatcctctgtcgtccccttctcctcctgcccccaatccctcccagcatcagggtctttcccaatgagtcagctcttcgcatcaggtgggcaaagtattggagtttcagcttcaacatcagtccttccagtgaacacccaggactgatctcccttaggatggactggttggatctccttgcagtccaagggactctcaagagtctctccaataccacagttcaaaagcatcaattctttggcactcagctttcgttatagtccaactctcatatccatgcatgactactgggtaaaccatagccttgaccagatggacctttttgacaaagcaatgtctctgctttttaatatgctgtctaggttggtcataactctccttctacggagtaagcgtcttttaatttcacggctgcaatcactatctgcagtgattttggagctcagaaaaataaagtcagccactgttttccactgtgttcccctctatttgccatgaagtgatgggaccagatgccatgatcttaattttctgaatgttgagctttaagccaacttcactctcctctttcactttaatctagaggctctttagttcgtcttcactttctgccattaagggtggttagccattaaaactttatttacaaacataGGGTCTGTCCAGATGAGGCAAATCCACAGTGTCAGGAAGTGGATTACTGGTTTTCAGGCTCTGGGGAGGGACTGCTTGATGGGGTAGGAGGTTTCCCTTTGGGGTGATGAGAAGGTTCAGGTACGGATAGATAGTGTTGATGGCTGCACATGGTGAATGTCCTAAAAGCCACTGAATCACACGTTCGGTGAAGTAGATAAATCTGTGTGAACGGAACAGCTTGTCTGCCCGCACAGGCGCTGGTTTGCCACCCTCCGTCAGGAGTTCTGTTAGGAAACACGGGGAAATCTCCGCAAAAAACTAAACTGCAGAAGGATGCGTTTGGACAGGCAGGACGCTAAGTGTGGCTGCAGAAAAAGGTCCGCAGACCCCGCCCTTCCTTGCGGCGCCGTGTCTATAATAGGACTGAACCTAGGTGATTGCCTTTAAGGAGGTCGGCGGGAGGGACGGGTCTCTGAGGCCCGGGCACTGTGCCGGCCTGCGGGTGAGCCCTCATTAGCCAGATGTTCCTGGAATAGTGCCTCCGGGAGTCCCTGCAAGCCAGGGCACCCTGAGGTGATCCCAGCGGAGTTCAATCCCAGCACCCAGCTGCCAGACACGGACTGACCTGATCGGGGCCCCTGCATAGCCTGGGGCAAGGTTTACAACCTCGTAGTAAGGGTGTGCCCAGCTTCCTGCTCCTGAAAACAGATTCGTGAAGGCGGTTACCTCCGGGCCCCCGGTGCTGCTGTGAGCCGAGCGGCAGAGCGCGCGCTTCTCTGCCTGTGCTGTCCAGGGGGAAGCCAGAGGCAGCCAACACGCTAATCAAGGATTTCCAAGAAGGCGctcttaaaaatagaaacaggtgAGGTCCATTTTAGGAACATGGTTTACTTAATCTGCGCGTCCAAGGCGTTGTCATTTCTGCGTGCGATCAGTGTGAAGAACTGTTCCCGAGCTGCTGCACGGCGCGTTCTACGCTTGGAGACCCTGCGTGTTGGCCGTCTGCAGCCTGGCTCTGCACTGCTCCGTGGCTGCCGACCACGCGCAGGACGGCGCCGCCCCAGGCCGCACGTGGGCAAGTGAGCAGTTCTGCAGTGAGAAGAATAGCGGTCAGGAACGAAGCTCCCAGGAGAAGGAGCACGCGGCCCCTAGGGGAGACGCCCGTTTCGGACTGCCATCTCGACGGCTCTTAACGGGCAAACCACACATTCTCAGTGATGGTCGGAAGGGACCCTTCCGCCCTTAACGGGGCTGCCTGTTCTTGTTCCAGAATCGACTTCTGTTTCATGTAAAGCTTCCACTTGCCCCCACGTCGGTGAGTTCAGAGCACTTCTGAAACCGACGAGAGGGGAAGCCTGCTGGCCCCTCCCCAATAGGCGCAGGGGCGGCTGGTGAGAAGGTGCCATCGCCCCAGCGATAGGGGCGTCCTCAGTGGCTTCTGGTTGGTTTAGCCTCTCGTGAGCGATAAACGTGACAAAACACAGAAGATGCCGGGTTAAGGCCTGTATCAGTAGTGAAAGGGAAGGTGAGACCCAAgactccccccagcccccagcaaggACCCTCAGTGGAACCCACGGCTGTCCGTTTGGGAAGTGACAGAGCTGGCCCCGGCTCCCCTGAGCCCCCGAGGAGCACACACAGCCCGGGGGGCGCCCCACCTCTTACCGCTTCTGGTCCTCCCAGGTGTGGATGTGGAGGCAGCCAAACGGGCGGAGGAGGAACTGCTGCTTCACGACACCAGGTGCTGGCTGAACGGGGGCGCCATGCCCGAGGCGCGGCACCCCCGCACGGGGGCCTCCGCCCTGCACGTGGCCGCCGCCAAGGGTTACATCGAAGTGATGAGGTGAGCCgggcctcctccccagccctccgTCTTACGCCTTCCTGAGGGTTTTGTCTGTTCCCGCCCCTTTCTAATGATGCACTAAGGACATGCGTTTCCCTCCAAGTACAGCCTTAGCTGCACCCACGTcttgatgtgcaggcttctcactgccctTCAGTTTAAGACAATTTCCAGCTTGTAATCTTCTTTGACCCAGAGATCATTTAGAAACATGTCATTAGCTTACAAGTACACGGGGTTTTCTAGTCACAGTTTCATTAGAGCTGTGCCTTGTATTGCTCTTCGCcaatagtattttcttttttctttttttaacaaattgaagatttgCGGCAGCCCTGCATTGTCAGATGACGGTGAATGTTTTTTTAGCAACATATTTTTAAGATACATACATTGGGTTTTATttcagacataatgctattgcacacttaatagacttaAGTTTTACATACACTGGCAAACCAGAACGGTTCATGTGACTCGCTGTATTGCAGTAAAGCCAGCTGGCTGTCTGGGACCGAACCCTCCATACCTCCAAAGTCTGCCTGTGCTCATTTGCCAGCTTAATCTCGCTGTGGTCCGAGAGCAGGTGCTCTGTGAGCCCTGATTTCTGAGATCCGTTGAGGTTTGCTTCATACCCTCCTCAATGTCATCCAGGAAAGAAGTGTGTTGCCAAGGACAGCGCTGTATATAGGTTATTAGGTCAACTTTGTATTCATGCCGTTTAAATCATCTGTATCcctagtgattcttttttttttttttgctgtgagaAAATGTGATAAAATGTGGTCAAAGTCTCACTAGGACTGTGGGTCTTTCCTGTTTCTCCctgtctttgtgtcagttttAGTGTTACATATTTCAAGGCCAGGTCATTTGGTGCgtgcatattttaaattgttgCCATATGCACTCCCTTTCTCTCATCCCCACCTCCCTCTTGTCCCATTTCTGACCTCACCCCTTCCTGTCAGAGAAGCTGGTTCTGCTTCTAATCAGGCACCCCTGCcctctctttatttcctctttatattTAGTGTGACAGTGCAGTTCCGGTGAATCCCTCTGTCTCTGCCCACCTCTGTGTTAATGAAGTTTTAGGAAGGTTTTCCAAGGGAGCTCTctggttgcctagtggttagggttctgggctttcactgctttggcctgagttcagtctctgctcagggaactgagattccgcAGGCTGCATGGAATGGCTGGGAAAGAAGGGAATGTTTTCCAGTGAGGAACTTAAGATGACCCCTGATAGCTTGGGGCTCATTTCCTGGCTGTCTCCTCTAGTCTGGAGTTGGAGTGCCCCATCCTCTGTAGTTCAGTGAAAGTCCTGGGTCCTGTACTGTGCACACCTGTTCTTCCCAGGGCTGATCCCTGTGGCAAGGAGGATGGAGCGCTGAATGGTCAGACCTGGTGACGTGGCCAGCCCTGGAGGCTGTGCCCTCTTCTGCCTGTGACTTCCGCTCCTGAGTCTCAGGTGGCTGCTTCAGCTCCTGCCATTGCCTCTGCACCCCAGGCAGCTggcaggaaggaggaggacaCAAGGAGCAAATGTCCATTTCTTTTAGGAGAGCAATCCGGAAGTGATACACACTTAGTGCTGGCATCCCCATTTGTCAGACCCTACTCAGCTGGCCATTCCTGGCTGTGAGAGAGATCCCACATCCAGTGGTGATGATCTCCTGGGAAAGAACCCTCTAGGCCAGCGTTCCGTCTTGGCACTGTGGCGTTTGGTCCCGATTGTTCCCTGCTGGGGGGCGGTCCTCTGCGCTGTGGGAGGTTTCAGGGCATCCTCAGCCTACCCACTGTGCCCCCGGCACCGCCCCTACGTTGTGATGGCCAGAAACGTCTCCAGACGCCCCCTGGCGGCAGCGTCgtcctggttgagaaccactgccctgaGCCAGTGGGCTCCTGGAAGCCTGCTGCCCCCACGCCGCCCGTCCTGGGGGGGTCTCAGCCTTTCTCTGCGCTTGGGCACTGGGGaaccccctcctccacctccactGGGGCTGTCGCATCACAGGGGAGATGTCAGGAGTCGAGCCCTGCAGGTTCAGGGAACAGGGTCCCGGAGGCCACTGCTAGGCTGGGGAGGGGTCAGAGCCGGTGGCGGAGGGGGGTCTCTGGGGAGGGGCGCCTCGGGGCCCAGGCCTGTTTTCAGCCCTGTCACTGCTGCTTCTGACCTTGGCCCCTGGCCCCGAGCCCCTGTCTCGCCCCTTGACCCCAGCCCTCCCCGGCCCCCAGGCTGCTCCTCCAGGCTGGCTACGACCCAGAGCTGCGCGATGGCGACGGCTGGACGCCCCTGCACGCCGCGGCCCACTGGGGCGTGGAGGATGCCTGCCGCCTGCTGGCGGAGCACGGTGGGGGCATGGACTCGCTGACCCACGCGGTGAGGGCCTGGCCTGGCTCCCGGGGGCCGCGGGGCGGGAGGGCCCCCACTTCCGCCTCCTCACCTGCCCTAACCCCTGCCCACCCAGGGGCAGCGTCCCTGTGACCTGGCGGACGAGGAGGTGCTGAGCCTGCTGGAGGAGCTGGCCCGGAAGCAGGAGGACGTAAGTCTCCATCCGCAGCCGGGAACCTAGGGAGCCGCCCTTCCCCGGACAGTGACGGGGCCCAGCGGGGGTTTGTGATCAGCGGCACCGCTGGGCACCTCGGGATGCCGATGGGGCTGGTCACCCCTGGGATGTCCCCGCACCAGCGCTGGGCCAGGCCTTGTCGCTAGAAAAACTCAGAAGGAAGGGGCGAACGGCGTGGACTTGGGatctgaatcccagctctgccctgcGTTTGCTGTGTGGGCTCAGACCAGTCCGGTAGCCTCTCCCGGCCTCAGGAAGATGGGGAGAGGACTAAACCGCACGTGCACTTCCTGAGTTACGCGTGCTGTTACATGGAGCACATGTGCAGTGAGCGGAGTACGTGTTACTGACCAAAAGCGTTCAGAACCCCGCCCGTCTCGTAGTTAGCGCTCTGAGGTAGCCAGAATCATCTGAGGCCTCCCGGGTCAGATCCCTGTTTAAAGCTTGGCGGCGGCGACATTGAGGGAGAAGGTGGTGTTTCCggcttggtgggctgcaggggCGGGGCACGCACGTGTTGAGGGAGCAGCACGTGcggaggctgggggaggagccGGGTGGTGCGGGGCGGGGACGGGGCAGACCCCAAAGGGCATTGAAAGCCAGGCAGGAGCAGGTGAGGGGGCCCGGGGCCCGGGGGGTTAGTGGGTGAGGCAGGGTCTCTGGGCGCTGGGGGCGTCCGGGAACGGGCTGAGAGCTAGCCGTGGGGGAGGCGGGTGTGCCGGGAACCCCGGGAGTTGGAGGCGCCAGGAGTACTGACGACTCCCTGGAGACCCAGGGCGCCGTGCAGACGAGTCCACAAAAGCACCCGGTTCACCCCCCAGCACAGCTGTGTGTGGGACCCAGGAGGCTCTGCCCGTCCTGCCCCCGTCCCAGCAGCTCCTTCCCCTCTTGCAGCTTCGGAACCAAAAGGAAGCTGCCCAGAGCCGGGGCCCGGAGCCTCAGGGGCCCTCCAGCAGCAAACACCGGAGGTAGGCGGTGGCACCCCGCGGGAAGTGGGCTGGAGGACCCCCAGGGCTTGGGTCCCAGCACCCACCCTTCCCTTTCCACCAGGAGCTCCGTGTGCCGTCTGAGCAGCCGCGAGAAGATCTCCCTCCAGGACCTGTCCAAGGAGCGCCGGCCCGGGGGGGCAGGGGGGACCCCCATCCGGGACGAGGACGAGGGAGAAGAAGCCCCCTCGGGTGAGGGGCCGGGGgcctggatccctgggtctgaggaggaggaggggctggtcGTCTTCTGACGCCTCCGCCTTCCCACCCCCCAGAGCCGCCCGCTTCAGAATGCAGAGCCCTCAACGGAGTCTCCTCCCCGCCGCCCTGTAGCCCCGGGAGCCCCATGGTGAGTGGGGGCCGCGGgccggcctgggggtgggggcgggcttgCCCCGAGCCTGTCGTCAGGGCCGCACAGTGGAGACCGCGGGCCCAGAGCCCTCTGGGGCTCCTGCGgcctttccctggtggttcccgTCCCCGGCGGTGGTTTGCTGTGGTCCTGCTTGGGGCGGCACGTGAAGTTCTTGAGAAGAACCCCTTTGTGGTAACGgaggcctttctcttctccagaccCCCGAGGAGACCCCCTTCTCCAGACGCTTTGGCCTCCAGAAGACCGGCAGCTCCGGGGCCCTGGGGCCCGCGGACCGGCGCGGGGCCGAGGGCGCCCCTGGGGCCGGGCTGCAGCGCTCCGCGTCCTCCTCGCGGCTGGAGGGCACATCCACTCAGGTGAGCGCTGGGGGCAGGCCGGGGAGCAGACCCTGCCCAGCAGGGAGAGTAGCCGCCTCTCTGCTCTCTCCGCAGGGCAGGGAGCCCCGTCTTGCCAGAGTCCCCCCTACCCCCTCGCAGAAGGTGCCGGAGCCCTCCTCCCCGTGAGTACGCCAGGACAGCCCCTCCGGGGTGGGGGGATTTCGGGGTTCATGTCTTGTACCCGGGCTCTCTGGGGTCcgctccctgcctcccaccacttctggcctcagtttcccttttggTGCCGCAAGCAAAAGCGCCCATGGCCGAGGTGTTCTGGCTTCCTGGGGGCCCCTGCCCCCTCTCCCGCCCTCCTCTCTGACTCAGGCCCTGCACTGCGCCTCCCACTTCACACCCACAgggcttccttcctccctctcaagTCTGTTTAAATGTCAGCTTCTCCGGGAGGCCCACTACCCCCGCTGCGCTCACCCCCACAGCGTGCGGACTGGCACACCTCCGGGCTCTGGTCCTCGCTCGTTTCCCCCCAGAGTACTCTATCCTCCTGACATTGTGTGACCCTGATCTTCTTGTAGTTATTGTTCATGTTGCATCGTTTCTGCTCAGATTTGACTCACGGGGCAGAGATCATTCCTTTCTTTGGCTTCTTGCCCGCCACACAAGGCGAGCTTGAGTAATACTTGCCGATTGAATGAATTCACACAGGTCTTGAGATCTCCAGGCCTCCTCCCCCCTTGGTtaactcccctcctccccccaggaCCCCCGAGCCCGAGTCCTCGGTGAAGCCCAATGTCCCCGTAGCCTCTGCAGCCCCCCCAGCGGACTCCCGGGACCGCCGGAGGTGAGGCAAGACCCCTGCGTTACCCAGCAGTCCCGGAGCTGGTGGGGGTGGACCCGGGGGAGCTTGTCCCAGGGTCCCCTGGCCGAACTCGACTCCCCCCGGGGCTGTCGGCCATGGGACAGGACAGGGTCCAGAGGAGCCCTCTCTGAAGTCGGGCCCCTCACTCAGGACCTACCAGATGCCAGTGCGGGATGAGGAGTCTGAGTCTCAGCGGAAAGCGCGCTCTCGCCTCATGCGCCAGTCTCGGAGGTCCACGCAGGTGTGGGAGGGGCCAGGccccgggtctgagggaggaggggccggggGTCTGGACTCCATCCTGAAGGGGCGGTCCCCCCACCCCGACTGCTCTCTGCCCGTGCAGGGTGTGACCCTGACGGACctgaaggaagcagagaaggcCGCAGGAAAGGCCCCAGAGGCCGAGAAGTCGAGCATGCAGAGCCTGGTGAGAGGGGTCAGGTGACCGGTCAGTGGGTGGGACGAGATGCCCCGTCCTCtgacccccgcccctccccacaggACCCTTCCCGGCGACCCCGAGTCCCTGGGGTCGAGAGCACTGACGGCCCTGCCCAGAGAGGTGAGGCTGGTCTCTGGGAGGTCGTCCTCCTGGCCTGTGTCCGGTTCTCCTGGGGGTCGGGCCGAGGGAGCCTCGCCCCACAGTGGGCTgattcctgcccctcccccagcagagGCGCCTGACGGGCAAGGGCAGGGACCGCAGGTGGCCAGGGATCCCCGCAGAGTCGGCAAGGAGCGGAGGGGCCCTGCCGAGGTGAGGGGTGGCACCCGGCGGGCCGCGGGTGGGCCTGGGGGGCCGGCCTAGCTCCCCTCCCCGCTGAACCCCACCTCCGCCCGCAGGGGGAGGAGGCGGAGCCGGCACCAGCCGACCGCAGCTCAGAATCCAGGTATGGGGCGGGGAGGCAGGGTCTGGGCTGTCGTGGGGCCGTGGGCACCCCATGACGGCCTCCCCGCCCCTACCCCCAGCACTTCCGAGGGCGACCCCTCATCCCGCAGGCAGCGGGACCTCAACCCAGAACCAGAGCCAGAACCGGACGAGCCGGACGGAGGCTTCAGGAAGGTTCGCGAGCCCACCGTTCCCCTGAGCCCCGCCAGTTGGTTTTGTATGCCTGCCCTGCCGCCCCCTGCCCAGGGGCTCTGCCTGACCCACCCGGGCACCCTGCGCCCTTCCGGCCTCACCCGTGCCGCAGCCACCCACCTCGCCCCCGCAAGCCTGCCGCGTCTCCCCGCGGCGAGCCTGACCCCTTGCCCCTCCCGGGCCCGCAGCTGTACGCCGAGCTGCGCAGTGAGAACGAGCGCCTTCGGGAGGCCCTGACCGAGACCACCCTGCAGCTGGCGCAGCTCAAGGTGGAGCTGGAGCGCGCCACGCAGGTGAGGAGTCGGGGCCCTGGAGGCCGTGGGGGTACGGGTGCGGGCTCCGGGGCTCCGGGAGGGAGGCCCAGCCGGAGCGCCAAGGCcggaggggctgggggcggggcccgaGCCCggaagggctgggctgggcctgaGCAGTGCGGGGTGGGTTGGTCCCCCGGCTCTGCTGGTCTCCTTCTGCCTGTGGCCGTGCGGCCGCTTCTCTGAACCCCGCTCTTTTTCTGTCCTCCCCAGAAGCAGGAGCGCTTTGCAGAGAGGCCTGCTCTTCTGGAGCTAGAGAGATTCGTGAGTAAGGCTGGCCAGGGTGGAACTAGAGATGTCCCGGCCTTACGAGCCCTTACGGTCTGGAGGAAGAGGTCCGCGTTGACCTCTCCCCTTTCCTCGCCCCTCTCCGCCATACGTGACCCCCAGTTCCCCACCCCGCCCTCACTTTCCCCGGTTTATTCCAGGAGCGCAGGGCCCTGGAGCGAAAGGCAGCCGAactggaggaggagctgaaggTGAATGCCAGCGGGGAGCTGAGGCCAGAGAGCCAGGGTGGGCCGTGGGTACAGCCTGCCCAGGGCCATCCGGCTGACGCGTCTTCCCACCTCATAGGCCCTGTCCGACCTCCGCGCTGACAACCAGCGGCTCAAGGATGAGAATGCAGCCCTGATTCGCGTCATCAGCAAGCTCTCCAAGTGACTCGGGAGGACCCCCGCCCCTGCGCCCACATTTATACAGCTGCTTCTGCCACACGCACCCCTTCCCCTGCGTGAGCACGAGTGACAGGGCTCCCGGGGGGGTCTCCGAGAAGCCATAACCTCCCCTCGGGCCCTCCAGGCTGGGAGGGCAGTACAGAGCGCCCAGGAGCCAAGGGGGGGCCATCAGGGGCCAGGATGGAGGCGGGAGGCCGAGCCAGGGAGGGGGCGTCGCTGAGCAGGG from Muntiacus reevesi chromosome 2, mMunRee1.1, whole genome shotgun sequence harbors:
- the PPP1R12C gene encoding protein phosphatase 1 regulatory subunit 12C isoform X2 yields the protein MSGEDGPGAGPGAAAAAARERRREQLRQWGARAGAEPGPGERRARTVRFERAAEFLAACAGGDLDEARLMLRAADPGPGAELDPAAPPPARAVLDSTNADGISALHQACIDENLEVVRFLVEQGATVNQADNEGWTPLHVAASCGYLDIARHLLSHGANIAAVNSDGDLPLDLAESDAMEALLKAEIARRGVDVEAAKRAEEELLLHDTRCWLNGGAMPEARHPRTGASALHVAAAKGYIEVMRLLLQAGYDPELRDGDGWTPLHAAAHWGVEDACRLLAEHGGGMDSLTHAGQRPCDLADEEVLSLLEELARKQEDLRNQKEAAQSRGPEPQGPSSSKHRRSSVCRLSSREKISLQDLSKERRPGGAGGTPIRDEDEGEEAPSEPPASECRALNGVSSPPPCSPGSPMTPEETPFSRRFGLQKTGSSGALGPADRRGAEGAPGAGLQRSASSSRLEGTSTQGREPRLARVPPTPSQKVPEPSSPTPEPESSVKPNVPVASAAPPADSRDRRRTYQMPVRDEESESQRKARSRLMRQSRRSTQGVTLTDLKEAEKAAGKAPEAEKSSMQSLDPSRRPRVPGVESTDGPAQREAPDGQGQGPQVARDPRRVGKERRGPAEGEEAEPAPADRSSESSTSEGDPSSRRQRDLNPEPEPEPDEPDGGFRKLYAELRSENERLREALTETTLQLAQLKVELERATQKQERFAERPALLELERFERRALERKAAELEEELKALSDLRADNQRLKDENAALIRVISKLSK
- the PPP1R12C gene encoding protein phosphatase 1 regulatory subunit 12C isoform X1, with translation MSGEDGPGAGPGAAAAAARERRREQLRQWGARAGAEPGPGERRARTVRFERAAEFLAACAGGDLDEARLMLRAADPGPGAELDPAAPPPARAVLDSTNADGISALHQACIDENLEVVRFLVEQGATVNQADNEGWTPLHVAASCGYLDIARHLLSHGANIAAVNSDGDLPLDLAESDAMEALLKAEIARRGVDVEAAKRAEEELLLHDTRCWLNGGAMPEARHPRTGASALHVAAAKGYIEVMRLLLQAGYDPELRDGDGWTPLHAAAHWGVEDACRLLAEHGGGMDSLTHAGQRPCDLADEEVLSLLEELARKQEDLRNQKEAAQSRGPEPQGPSSSKHRRSSVCRLSSREKISLQDLSKERRPGGAGGTPIRDEDEGEEAPSEPPASECRALNGVSSPPPCSPGSPMTPEETPFSRRFGLQKTGSSGALGPADRRGAEGAPGAGLQRSASSSRLEGTSTQGREPRLARVPPTPSQKVPEPSSPTPEPESSVKPNVPVASAAPPADSRDRRRTYQMPVRDEESESQRKARSRLMRQSRRSTQGVTLTDLKEAEKAAGKAPEAEKSSMQSLDPSRRPRVPGVESTDGPAQRAEAPDGQGQGPQVARDPRRVGKERRGPAEGEEAEPAPADRSSESSTSEGDPSSRRQRDLNPEPEPEPDEPDGGFRKLYAELRSENERLREALTETTLQLAQLKVELERATQKQERFAERPALLELERFERRALERKAAELEEELKALSDLRADNQRLKDENAALIRVISKLSK